From one Gracilinanus agilis isolate LMUSP501 chromosome 5, AgileGrace, whole genome shotgun sequence genomic stretch:
- the LOC123248478 gene encoding cationic trypsin-3-like: MKAIIFLALLGAAVAFPTGDDDDDKIVGGYTCPVNSVPYQVSLNAGYHFCGGSLINSEWVVSAAHCYKSRIQVRLGEYNIEVVEGNEQFIDAAKVIRHPKYNSFTIDNDIMLIKLKTPATLNSRVSSITLPTSCAATGTSCLISGWGNTLSSGSDYPDVLQCLQAPVLSDSECQSAYPGKITKNMICLGFLEGGKDSCQGDSGGPVVCNGELQGIVSWGYGCAQKGKPGVYTKVCNYVDWIKTTIESN; the protein is encoded by the exons ATGAAGGCTATCATCTTCCTTGCCCTTCTAGGGGCTGCTG TTGCTTTCCCCACtggcgatgatgatgatgacaagaTTGTTGGAGGCTACACTTGCCCAGTTAACTCCGTTCCCTACCAGGTGTCTCTGAACGCTGGCTACCATTTCTGTGGTGGTTCTCTCATCAATTCAGAGTGGGTGGTGTCAGCTGCTCATTGCTACAAGTC CCGAATCCAGGTCAGATTGGGAGAGTATAACATTGAAGTTGTGGAAGGTAATGAGCAGTTCATTGATGCAGCTAAGGTGATCCGCCATCCTAAGTACAATTCTTTCACCATCGACAATGACATCATGCTGATCAAGCTGAAAACACCTGCCACCTTAAACTCCCGAGTGTCTTCCATCACCCTGCCCACCTCCTGTGCTGCCACTGGCACTTCATGTCTCATCTCTGGCTGGGGAAACACCTTGAGTTCTGGCT CTGACTACCCAGATGTGCTTCAGTGTCTACAAGCCCCCGTGCTCTCTGACAGCGAATGCCAAAGTGCCTATCCTGGAAAGATCACCAAAAACATGATCTGCTTAGGCTTTTTGGAGGGTGGAAAGGATTCCTGCCAG GGTGACTCTGGTGGCCCTGTGGTCTGCAATGGAGAACTCCAAGGCATTGTCTCCTGGGGTTATGGCTGTGCCCAGAAAGGCAAACCTGGTGTCTACACCAAGGTCTGCAACTACGTGGACTGGATTAAGACAACCATTGAAAGCAACTAA